The Armatimonadota bacterium genome includes a window with the following:
- a CDS encoding DUF1385 domain-containing protein, whose product MTAAETPEMPTPDGSVKQEYLLYGGQAVIEGVMMRSPGHFAVACRAPSGEIVLRGEPIDATWLAKLKWLRRPLLRGTLALIDAMALGARALKFASRVQLGQETGSEPEGSPSVISAAPNSGKSAEGNRLSDVAIGGTLLFSFLAGAGLFVALPTLLTGVAHRAGLFGAHGAVSRYELNVSDGIIRMLTFFAYILLISLLPGIREVFMYHGAEHKAINTLEAGKELTLQNAEAASRIHPRCGTSFIFVVLLINLVLYVVLPRPVWYLRIPLHLAIVPLVAGLAYETIKLAGRFRSSFVVMTLLAPGMWSQYLTTRVPRPDQIEVALMALRAVMKAEAAVPGPTSVEPALAVQASSL is encoded by the coding sequence ATGACTGCGGCAGAAACGCCCGAGATGCCCACGCCTGACGGATCGGTAAAACAGGAATATCTTCTCTATGGCGGTCAGGCCGTAATAGAAGGCGTGATGATGCGCAGCCCCGGCCACTTCGCCGTGGCGTGTCGCGCGCCGTCGGGCGAGATCGTGCTGCGCGGTGAGCCGATCGACGCTACGTGGCTCGCGAAGCTGAAGTGGCTGCGCCGGCCGCTGCTTCGCGGTACGCTGGCACTCATCGATGCGATGGCGCTCGGCGCGCGCGCGCTCAAGTTTGCATCGCGGGTCCAGCTCGGACAGGAGACGGGCAGCGAGCCGGAGGGCAGTCCTTCGGTCATATCAGCCGCCCCGAACTCAGGCAAATCGGCCGAGGGTAACCGATTGAGCGATGTGGCGATCGGCGGCACGCTGCTGTTCAGCTTTCTGGCCGGCGCCGGCCTGTTTGTAGCGCTGCCCACGCTGCTGACCGGAGTTGCCCACCGCGCCGGTCTGTTCGGCGCGCATGGCGCCGTTTCTCGATACGAGCTCAACGTGTCGGATGGCATTATCCGAATGTTGACGTTCTTCGCCTACATCCTGCTGATCTCGCTGCTGCCCGGCATTCGTGAAGTCTTTATGTATCACGGGGCTGAACACAAGGCGATCAATACGCTGGAAGCAGGCAAGGAGCTAACGCTGCAAAATGCCGAAGCCGCCAGCAGGATCCATCCCCGGTGCGGTACCAGCTTCATTTTCGTGGTGCTGCTCATCAACCTCGTGCTGTATGTGGTGCTCCCGCGCCCGGTCTGGTACCTGCGCATACCGCTGCATCTCGCTATTGTGCCGCTGGTAGCCGGCCTGGCGTACGAAACGATCAAGCTGGCGGGCCGGTTTCGGAGCAGCTTCGTGGTGATGACGCTGCTGGCGCCCGGAATGTGGTCGCAGTACCTGACAACGCGCGTACCGAGGCCCGACCAGATTGAGGTGGCTCTCATGGCCCTGCGTGCGGTGATGAAAGCGGAGGCTGCGGTCCCGGGCCCAACGAGCGTGGAGCCGGCGTTGGCCGTACAGGCGAGCTCCCTCTAG
- a CDS encoding DUF1559 domain-containing protein translates to MKDKSQRRAFTLVEMLVVIGIVSVLDSILFPVFARARNAARTSACLSNLHQIGLGVAMYTADYDERYSWAVDPFIQLDASDWADFPAYQSAIPVLPMIQVALAPYTRSREVFHCPSGTGAPSLFPGSDEVTPFVTSSYSAFGTSYYYNSLLAAEQQTVESLPNPAQTATLFDGAGSWHGDLEVPLRRYNIVFADNHAKNLSRAEAAGVGVSHPIPGYP, encoded by the coding sequence ATGAAAGACAAGTCCCAGCGGAGAGCCTTTACGCTGGTTGAGATGCTGGTTGTCATCGGCATTGTCAGCGTGCTGGACTCCATTCTGTTCCCGGTATTTGCCCGTGCGCGGAATGCGGCGCGCACCAGCGCATGCCTCTCGAACCTGCATCAGATCGGCCTCGGTGTGGCGATGTACACGGCAGATTACGATGAACGGTATTCATGGGCGGTGGATCCCTTCATCCAGCTCGACGCCAGTGACTGGGCAGACTTTCCAGCTTATCAATCGGCCATACCCGTGCTGCCCATGATACAGGTGGCGCTGGCGCCATATACCCGCAGCCGCGAGGTTTTCCACTGTCCCTCCGGCACGGGCGCGCCATCGCTCTTTCCAGGCTCAGACGAGGTAACTCCCTTCGTAACCTCCAGCTATTCGGCTTTTGGCACCAGCTACTACTACAACAGCCTGCTTGCGGCGGAGCAGCAGACTGTGGAGTCACTGCCCAACCCGGCCCAAACCGCAACGCTTTTCGACGGCGCCGGCAGCTGGCACGGTGATCTGGAAGTGCCATTGCGGCGATACAATATCGTGTTCGCCGATAACCACGCCAAAAACCTGAGCCGTGCTGAAGCGGCGGGCGTAGGCGTGAGCCACCCGATCCCAGGTTACCCGTGA
- a CDS encoding phosphodiester glycosidase family protein, translating into MANRKLATPSVSLQPSVVAKYLLMPFPYLRRLATVFGFAIVCHAAMAAPLRSYRTVAAGVPLMVVAVDLNDQHVRVTGMTAAGGSGSAEGFGSMVRRTHPAFAVTGTYFDPKTRVVLGSLVVDGQLVHHGGYGTGLCLTDDNRCEFGGPYIRNGRVYWGDYDFVCCSGPRLVRSGRAGVNAGREGFHDHQLLSPATRAAVGLTSDNRLVFAATRDKISLPRMAMVMKALGCRNAIELDGGASLAFYYRGSYLITPRRPLTNLILVYDRQKQYARFRRRLTHHVGQRPG; encoded by the coding sequence GTGGCGAACAGGAAGCTCGCTACCCCGTCGGTGAGTCTGCAGCCGTCTGTCGTCGCGAAGTACCTCCTGATGCCATTCCCTTACTTGCGCCGGTTGGCGACCGTGTTTGGTTTCGCCATCGTGTGCCATGCTGCCATGGCGGCTCCGCTGCGATCGTATCGCACCGTCGCGGCCGGTGTACCACTCATGGTGGTTGCTGTTGACCTCAACGACCAACATGTTCGCGTTACGGGAATGACGGCAGCCGGCGGCAGCGGCAGCGCCGAGGGCTTCGGCAGCATGGTGCGCCGCACGCACCCGGCGTTTGCCGTCACCGGCACCTACTTCGACCCTAAAACGCGGGTAGTACTGGGTTCTCTGGTGGTCGACGGCCAGCTGGTGCACCACGGCGGCTACGGTACCGGGCTCTGCCTGACGGACGACAACCGGTGCGAGTTTGGCGGCCCGTACATTCGCAACGGGCGTGTGTACTGGGGTGATTACGACTTCGTCTGCTGCAGCGGTCCCAGGCTGGTGCGCTCCGGTCGAGCCGGAGTTAACGCCGGACGGGAGGGATTCCACGATCACCAGCTGCTGTCGCCGGCCACGCGCGCGGCTGTTGGACTTACCTCAGACAACCGGCTCGTTTTTGCCGCCACCCGCGACAAAATCTCGCTGCCACGGATGGCGATGGTGATGAAGGCGCTTGGCTGCCGTAACGCCATCGAGCTGGATGGTGGCGCATCGCTGGCGTTCTACTACCGCGGCAGCTACCTGATCACGCCGCGGCGTCCGCTCACAAACCTGATCCTTGTCTACGACCGGCAGAAGCAGTACGCACGTTTTCGCCGGCGTTTAACGCACCATGTGGGGCAACGACCGGGCTAA
- a CDS encoding malonic semialdehyde reductase: protein MPDLETSLRRPIDAQALDQLFRNARTHRQWQPIPLDEALLREIYNLARLGPTSGNCCPARFLFVTTPEAKERLLPVLAEGNREKSRTAAAVAIIAYDVEFYEQLPKLNPYSDARSIYVGNEPLIHETAFRNSSLQGAYFIMAARALGVDCGPMSGFNAEQLNAEFFPDGKWKVNFVCNLGRGDAARLFPRQPRLEFEEACRVV, encoded by the coding sequence ATGCCTGATTTGGAAACGAGTTTGCGCCGGCCGATCGACGCTCAAGCGCTGGATCAGCTATTCCGGAACGCACGCACGCACCGGCAGTGGCAGCCGATCCCGCTTGATGAGGCGCTGTTACGCGAGATTTACAACCTCGCCCGGCTTGGCCCAACCAGCGGCAACTGCTGCCCCGCGCGGTTCCTGTTTGTAACCACGCCGGAAGCAAAGGAGCGCCTGCTGCCCGTGCTGGCGGAAGGCAATCGCGAGAAGAGCCGCACAGCCGCCGCCGTGGCGATTATTGCGTACGATGTGGAGTTCTACGAGCAGCTACCGAAACTGAACCCGTATAGCGATGCACGGTCGATCTATGTCGGCAACGAACCGCTGATTCACGAGACGGCATTCCGGAACAGCAGCCTGCAGGGTGCGTACTTCATAATGGCCGCACGGGCGCTTGGCGTGGATTGCGGGCCGATGAGCGGCTTCAATGCCGAGCAACTGAATGCGGAGTTCTTTCCCGACGGCAAGTGGAAAGTGAACTTCGTGTGCAACCTGGGACGGGGCGACGCAGCCAGGCTCTTTCCGCGCCAGCCGAGGCTGGAGTTTGAAGAGGCGTGCCGGGTCGTTTAG
- the rpmE gene encoding 50S ribosomal protein L31 has product MKQGIHPEYKLAHVTCQCGNTFETRSTKDTIKLEICSACHPFFTGKQKIVDTEGRVEKFLQKYKLRKQ; this is encoded by the coding sequence ATGAAACAGGGAATCCATCCCGAATACAAACTGGCCCATGTAACGTGCCAGTGCGGCAATACGTTTGAGACGCGTTCCACGAAAGATACCATCAAGCTGGAAATCTGTTCGGCGTGCCATCCGTTCTTCACAGGCAAGCAGAAGATCGTTGACACCGAGGGTCGCGTCGAGAAGTTCCTGCAAAAGTACAAGCTGCGCAAACAGTAG
- a CDS encoding gluconate 2-dehydrogenase subunit 3 family protein, whose amino-acid sequence MLTPSELSTLRAFMDCLIPADDWPSAWRNGVGQYLMRQFAGPLRHMLPAYRSALAELDAESVARFSCPFADCGSERQLELLVAIAAGEACPETRNLLPAAASHAAEGYYADPGNGGNPEMTSWRMVGYLLPGEISAP is encoded by the coding sequence ATGTTGACACCGTCTGAATTAAGCACGCTTCGTGCCTTTATGGATTGCCTTATTCCGGCAGATGATTGGCCGTCGGCCTGGCGGAATGGGGTTGGCCAATACCTGATGCGGCAGTTCGCCGGCCCGCTGCGCCACATGCTGCCGGCCTACCGGTCCGCGCTTGCCGAACTGGATGCCGAGTCGGTGGCACGATTCAGCTGCCCGTTCGCCGATTGCGGCTCCGAGCGGCAGCTGGAGCTGCTGGTGGCGATCGCGGCGGGCGAAGCCTGCCCGGAAACGCGGAACCTGCTGCCGGCCGCCGCCTCCCATGCCGCGGAAGGTTACTATGCGGATCCCGGAAACGGCGGTAATCCCGAAATGACGTCATGGCGCATGGTTGGCTATCTCTTACCGGGCGAGATCTCGGCGCCTTGA
- a CDS encoding ABC transporter ATP-binding protein has product MGMMYGPMRSPGKPITRETVTRIARLFLPYKAAVIWTAAAVLGSAGLGLLPPLYLRLIVNRGLLGHNLHVVTLFTLYTLAATIGTTALSLGYGYLSVVVGQRIMRDMRDRLYDHLQGMSLRFFTNTRTGEIQSRLVSDVGGVQSVVSDTAASVLSNVTTVLSTLVVMVYMDWRLTLLSVGILPVFAVIGARVGGYARSVRGNVQSQLAALNATMQETLSVSGMLLSKTSGRRRTAQSHFAVENEALTRSQVQMAMIMRGFFNLIGLTFSITPALVYWLAGYLIVHGSGALSLGTIVAFTALQSRLFFPLTNLLNTQVDVTSAVALFDRIFEYLDLKQDIVDAPDAVSVDAAKARGDVSFEHVTFRYSDDQDEPTLADISFEARPGSLVALVGHSGAGKTTLTYLIPRLYDVESGSVRVDGVDVRQLRQDSLAGLIGVVTQETYLVHDTVSENLRYGKPDATREELEAAARAAAIHDHIMTLPEQYDTVVGERGYKLSGGEKQRIAIARAILKNPRILILDEATSALDTQSERLIQNALAGLMEGRTTFAIAHRLSTILAADLILVMEAGRVIERGTHAELIERRGAYAALYAVQFEDP; this is encoded by the coding sequence ATGGGAATGATGTACGGGCCGATGCGCAGCCCAGGTAAACCCATCACGCGCGAGACGGTCACCAGAATCGCGCGTCTCTTTTTGCCGTACAAAGCGGCCGTCATCTGGACGGCCGCTGCCGTGCTGGGTTCGGCTGGCCTTGGACTGCTTCCACCGCTCTACCTGCGGCTCATCGTCAATCGGGGCCTGCTTGGCCACAACCTGCATGTGGTCACTCTCTTCACTCTGTACACGCTGGCCGCCACCATCGGAACCACGGCGCTCAGCCTGGGCTACGGCTACCTCAGCGTGGTGGTTGGTCAACGCATCATGCGAGATATGCGCGACCGGCTCTACGACCATCTGCAGGGTATGTCGCTCCGCTTCTTCACCAACACGCGAACCGGCGAGATACAGTCGCGGCTGGTTAGCGATGTTGGTGGGGTGCAGTCGGTGGTCAGCGATACAGCCGCATCGGTGCTCTCCAACGTGACCACCGTGCTCTCAACGCTGGTCGTGATGGTCTACATGGATTGGCGCCTGACCCTGCTCTCGGTGGGCATCCTGCCGGTCTTCGCGGTGATCGGGGCAAGGGTGGGAGGATACGCCCGCTCGGTTCGCGGCAACGTACAGAGCCAGCTGGCTGCTCTCAACGCCACGATGCAGGAGACGCTTTCGGTGTCGGGGATGCTTCTCAGCAAAACCAGTGGCCGCCGCCGCACCGCACAGAGCCACTTTGCCGTTGAGAATGAGGCCCTGACCCGGTCTCAGGTGCAGATGGCGATGATCATGCGAGGCTTTTTCAACCTCATCGGCCTCACCTTCTCGATCACGCCTGCGCTGGTCTACTGGCTGGCCGGGTACCTCATCGTCCACGGCTCCGGCGCCCTCAGCCTCGGCACCATCGTGGCGTTTACTGCCCTCCAGTCTCGCCTCTTCTTTCCACTCACCAACCTCCTTAACACACAGGTGGACGTCACCAGCGCCGTGGCCCTGTTCGACCGCATCTTTGAGTATCTGGACCTGAAGCAGGACATCGTCGATGCACCCGATGCCGTGAGCGTGGATGCCGCAAAGGCGCGTGGTGACGTGTCGTTTGAGCACGTCACCTTCCGCTATTCGGATGATCAGGACGAGCCGACGCTTGCCGATATCAGCTTTGAAGCGCGGCCCGGCAGCCTCGTCGCACTGGTTGGCCACTCCGGCGCCGGCAAGACCACGCTGACCTACCTGATTCCTCGGCTGTACGACGTGGAGAGCGGGTCGGTGCGAGTCGACGGTGTGGATGTGCGGCAATTGCGCCAGGATTCACTCGCCGGGCTCATTGGTGTGGTGACGCAGGAGACGTACCTCGTGCACGACACGGTCTCCGAAAACCTGCGCTATGGCAAGCCGGACGCCACCCGCGAGGAGCTGGAAGCCGCCGCACGCGCCGCGGCGATACACGACCATATCATGACGCTGCCGGAGCAGTACGATACGGTTGTGGGAGAACGTGGCTATAAGCTCTCCGGTGGCGAGAAGCAGCGCATCGCCATCGCCCGCGCGATCCTAAAAAACCCACGCATCCTCATCCTCGATGAAGCGACCTCGGCACTGGATACACAGTCGGAGCGGCTCATTCAGAATGCTCTCGCCGGTCTTATGGAAGGGCGCACCACCTTCGCCATTGCGCACCGGCTAAGCACGATTCTGGCCGCCGATCTGATTCTGGTTATGGAAGCGGGGCGCGTTATAGAGCGTGGCACTCATGCCGAGCTTATCGAGCGTCGCGGCGCATACGCGGCGCTCTACGCGGTTCAGTTTGAAGATCCGTAA
- a CDS encoding SDR family oxidoreductase — protein MDLGLKGRAAFVAAASKGLGFAVARGLAAEGARVAICARTTDEVNAAAAQIARETGAETLALTADVTREEEITRAVELAADRFGGLQIMVPNSGGPPAGAFETLESAAWASAIESTLLSTVRLIRSALPHMQAAGWGRIVVITSTSVRQPIPGLLLSNTIRPGIAGLCKTLSQELAEYGITVNNVAPGSFDTDRIKHLLERRSAAAGSTMDEARREMERRIPLGRLGRPEELANAVVFLASEAAAYVTGQTWFVDGGQTVGL, from the coding sequence ATGGATCTGGGTTTGAAGGGCAGGGCGGCATTTGTGGCTGCGGCAAGCAAGGGCCTCGGCTTCGCCGTGGCTCGTGGATTGGCCGCCGAGGGCGCTCGAGTCGCTATATGCGCGCGCACCACGGATGAGGTGAACGCGGCCGCGGCGCAGATCGCCCGCGAAACCGGCGCCGAAACGCTTGCGTTGACCGCGGATGTGACGCGAGAGGAAGAGATCACCCGCGCTGTCGAGCTGGCAGCCGACCGGTTCGGCGGCTTGCAGATCATGGTGCCGAACAGTGGCGGCCCGCCGGCCGGCGCTTTCGAGACACTGGAGTCCGCCGCATGGGCATCGGCGATAGAGAGTACGCTGCTCTCCACGGTACGCTTAATTCGCAGCGCGCTGCCGCATATGCAGGCTGCCGGCTGGGGCCGGATCGTGGTGATCACGTCCACCTCCGTGCGCCAGCCCATCCCAGGTCTACTGCTTTCCAATACCATCCGTCCGGGTATCGCCGGGCTTTGCAAAACCCTCTCGCAAGAGCTTGCAGAGTACGGAATAACCGTGAACAATGTCGCGCCCGGCAGCTTTGATACCGACCGTATCAAGCACCTGCTGGAGCGCCGATCAGCCGCCGCCGGATCGACGATGGATGAGGCGCGCCGGGAGATGGAACGCCGGATACCCCTCGGCCGCCTCGGGCGCCCCGAAGAGCTGGCGAACGCCGTGGTGTTTCTGGCCTCGGAGGCGGCCGCCTATGTTACGGGTCAGACCTGGTTTGTGGATGGTGGCCAAACCGTGGGTCTATAA
- a CDS encoding alpha/beta fold hydrolase, producing MNRLKLIAFAAAMLAAPASAVCQSAPPPATAIQAMRLSLYAYDASLPLNATLKPMDATATHTRYLLSYDSVHDQRVPAILSLPVGFVAPWPAVILLHGSGGNKDSSYIQWAAEMLNREGYAALSIDTQYCGDRRKPGVSGNVYMPDSYRMRDAWVQTVVDLRRAVDYLDSRSDIAPKHIGFLGFSQGAMLGAVFGGVDRRVSCVCLAVPGGGFVNVVKHIDRYPLLKSYWPEKATPSVMRKVEMIAGVTDPIHYIGRIAPRPLMMIVANQDQVIPPESSAALVAAADSHGHADVERWQSGHILNPNALFDIRAFFEKQFGKAAPARRAD from the coding sequence ATGAACCGACTAAAACTGATCGCCTTTGCCGCCGCCATGCTTGCTGCGCCGGCGTCCGCCGTTTGCCAATCCGCACCCCCTCCCGCCACGGCGATACAGGCGATGCGCCTATCCCTATACGCCTACGACGCTTCGCTGCCGCTGAACGCGACGCTCAAGCCGATGGATGCAACGGCAACCCATACGCGCTATCTGTTGAGCTACGACAGCGTCCATGATCAGCGCGTGCCGGCAATCCTTTCGCTGCCGGTCGGTTTCGTCGCCCCGTGGCCCGCCGTGATATTGTTGCACGGCTCCGGCGGAAACAAAGACTCCTCCTACATCCAGTGGGCCGCTGAGATGCTCAACCGCGAGGGATATGCGGCGCTCTCCATCGACACGCAGTACTGTGGAGACCGGCGCAAGCCCGGAGTGAGCGGAAATGTTTACATGCCGGACTCGTACCGGATGCGGGATGCATGGGTTCAGACTGTGGTCGATCTCCGCCGGGCCGTGGACTATCTCGACAGTCGATCCGACATCGCGCCGAAGCACATCGGCTTCCTCGGATTCAGCCAGGGCGCAATGCTTGGCGCCGTGTTTGGTGGCGTGGACCGGCGGGTCAGCTGCGTATGCCTGGCCGTGCCGGGCGGCGGCTTTGTGAACGTGGTGAAACACATCGACCGTTATCCGCTGCTGAAATCGTATTGGCCCGAGAAGGCCACGCCCTCCGTTATGCGCAAAGTGGAGATGATTGCCGGCGTAACCGACCCCATCCACTATATTGGTCGGATCGCGCCGCGGCCACTGATGATGATAGTGGCGAACCAGGACCAGGTGATACCGCCGGAGTCTTCGGCGGCGCTTGTGGCTGCCGCGGACTCGCACGGCCATGCCGATGTGGAGCGCTGGCAATCGGGCCACATCCTCAATCCCAACGCGCTGTTTGATATCCGCGCCTTCTTCGAGAAGCAGTTCGGGAAGGCCGCACCGGCGCGTCGCGCAGACTAG
- a CDS encoding GMC family oxidoreductase translates to MAHGWLSLTGRDLGALTGLSRAADAAPEPIQAEYDCIVIGAGAGGGIVACLMAEAGHRTLLVERGSHVAPDPDGGDHLRNQRLSLYGVNAGPSLAENPRVDATGSAPRTVLATDGAWNNNASCVGGGTRVYGAQAWRFHPKDFRMASEYGVPDGSSLADWPITYGDLAPHYERVEWELGVAGDTSSYGYTGSGSRGYPMPPFPVTGSGVPLARGAASLGWETLPPPMLMNTIPYGGRNACIHCRHCVGFPCPVDAKNGVHSTMIPRGLATGLLQLATGAVVREIVTDGKGEVTGVALLEEAYTGANLRSVRARTVVVAAGAIETARLLLNSRSSMHPDGLGNASGHVGRNLQGHYYPSARGLMEEPCWDGVGPGPCIATCRFNHGNPGVIGGAMLCNDFIELPIIFWRNGLPPDVPRWGIENKRWMRENYRRTLQVTGPVQEIPSPNARVELDGSVRDRWGIPVARLSGRTHPETVKTAAAIWERCCEWLRASGASRIWGGPPGLGLSGGQHQAGTCRMGRDPRSSVTDSFGRVHGHQNLFIADASLHVTNGGFNPVLTVMAMAFRIGGFVAAL, encoded by the coding sequence ATGGCGCATGGTTGGCTATCTCTTACCGGGCGAGATCTCGGCGCCTTGACCGGCCTGTCGCGCGCCGCCGATGCGGCGCCAGAGCCCATCCAGGCTGAGTATGACTGTATTGTGATTGGCGCGGGCGCCGGCGGCGGTATCGTGGCCTGCCTGATGGCCGAAGCTGGACATCGCACGCTGCTCGTGGAGCGCGGTTCGCATGTGGCGCCAGATCCCGATGGCGGCGACCATCTCCGCAACCAGCGCCTCTCTCTGTACGGCGTCAATGCCGGCCCGTCCCTGGCTGAGAACCCCCGCGTGGATGCAACCGGGTCGGCTCCGCGCACGGTGCTCGCTACCGATGGCGCGTGGAACAACAACGCATCCTGCGTCGGCGGCGGCACGCGCGTCTACGGCGCCCAGGCATGGCGGTTTCATCCTAAAGACTTCCGGATGGCTTCCGAGTACGGTGTGCCGGATGGCAGTTCATTGGCAGACTGGCCGATAACCTACGGTGACCTGGCGCCGCACTACGAGCGTGTCGAGTGGGAGTTGGGCGTTGCGGGCGACACATCGTCGTACGGATACACCGGATCGGGTTCGCGCGGCTACCCAATGCCACCGTTTCCAGTGACCGGGAGCGGAGTTCCCCTGGCGCGCGGCGCAGCGTCGCTTGGCTGGGAGACGCTGCCGCCACCCATGCTGATGAACACAATCCCCTACGGCGGCCGCAATGCCTGCATCCACTGCCGGCACTGCGTGGGCTTTCCATGTCCGGTCGACGCCAAAAACGGCGTCCACAGCACCATGATTCCTCGCGGACTGGCTACGGGACTGCTGCAGCTTGCCACCGGCGCGGTTGTTCGGGAGATCGTAACGGATGGCAAGGGGGAAGTTACCGGTGTGGCGCTGCTCGAAGAGGCTTACACGGGGGCGAACTTGCGCTCCGTGCGTGCCCGCACGGTTGTTGTTGCGGCTGGAGCCATTGAAACCGCACGCCTGCTGCTCAATTCGCGCTCGTCGATGCACCCAGACGGTTTGGGCAATGCGTCGGGTCACGTCGGGCGAAACCTGCAGGGCCACTACTATCCTTCGGCTCGCGGGCTTATGGAGGAGCCATGCTGGGACGGGGTAGGGCCCGGCCCCTGCATTGCAACATGCCGGTTCAACCACGGCAATCCCGGCGTTATTGGCGGCGCGATGCTGTGCAACGACTTCATCGAGTTGCCGATCATCTTCTGGCGAAATGGGCTGCCGCCCGATGTGCCCCGCTGGGGCATTGAGAACAAGCGGTGGATGCGCGAGAACTACCGGCGCACCCTGCAGGTTACGGGACCGGTGCAGGAGATTCCCAGTCCCAACGCGCGCGTGGAGCTTGACGGCTCCGTGCGTGATCGGTGGGGCATCCCCGTTGCCCGGCTGAGCGGTAGAACCCATCCGGAAACCGTAAAGACGGCAGCGGCGATCTGGGAGCGCTGCTGCGAGTGGCTGCGCGCCAGCGGCGCCTCCCGAATATGGGGCGGCCCGCCAGGGCTTGGCCTCAGTGGCGGCCAGCATCAGGCCGGCACGTGCCGAATGGGCCGTGATCCCCGCTCCTCGGTGACCGATTCCTTCGGTCGCGTACACGGCCACCAGAACCTCTTCATCGCCGATGCCTCGCTCCACGTGACCAACGGCGGCTTCAACCCGGTGCTCACAGTGATGGCGATGGCCTTCCGCATCGGCGGCTTTGTGGCCGCACTTTAA
- a CDS encoding sigma-70 family RNA polymerase sigma factor — MGATAIELRRVRETGYRAARALGIHEDDAQDVASSFLLRWMAAAEREAPLSSSLDGGWLYKSARNHARDWLRHERRVHRSQDGLAADCPPCRAGADEDPCAATALLHMARAALLEALAELHPQERALVIGHCQDGHTVRELAAQTGTTQKAAEQRIRRARARVRVYLAAHGWSQFEMLGVANDED, encoded by the coding sequence ATGGGAGCGACCGCGATTGAGCTGCGGAGGGTGCGCGAGACCGGGTACCGCGCAGCGCGGGCATTGGGCATCCACGAGGATGACGCACAGGATGTCGCGTCCAGCTTCTTGCTGCGGTGGATGGCGGCGGCGGAGCGTGAAGCGCCACTCTCAAGCTCCCTGGATGGCGGCTGGCTCTACAAGTCTGCGCGGAACCACGCCCGCGATTGGCTAAGACACGAACGCAGAGTCCACCGCTCGCAGGACGGTTTGGCAGCGGATTGCCCGCCGTGCCGCGCTGGCGCTGATGAGGACCCTTGCGCCGCGACCGCCTTGCTGCATATGGCGCGCGCGGCTCTACTGGAGGCTTTGGCCGAACTGCATCCGCAAGAGCGGGCACTCGTGATCGGTCACTGCCAGGATGGCCACACGGTTCGCGAACTGGCGGCGCAGACAGGAACCACGCAAAAAGCTGCCGAGCAGCGAATACGCCGCGCCAGAGCCAGGGTCCGCGTCTACCTGGCGGCGCATGGCTGGTCGCAGTTTGAGATGCTTGGCGTGGCGAACGACGAGGATTAG
- a CDS encoding transposase, which translates to MERAAARFASASEPVWHSRGYLPHFEAGEVAQHIVFRLADSLPRRIVAAMAARLADLPASQIELERRKRTERVLDSGYGACWLRQPEVAQIVEGALLYFDGDRYRLHAWTVMPNHVHVLVTPLGANTLSGIVHAWKSYTANKANRIVGACGQFWQSEYYDRAIRDDTHFTAAVFYIAANPVKAALCADPIDWPFGSARLNGA; encoded by the coding sequence GTGGAACGCGCAGCAGCGCGGTTCGCGTCAGCATCAGAGCCGGTGTGGCACTCCCGCGGCTACCTTCCACATTTCGAGGCCGGTGAGGTAGCGCAGCATATCGTTTTCCGCCTGGCTGACAGCCTTCCCCGACGGATTGTCGCCGCAATGGCGGCGCGACTCGCGGATCTGCCCGCGTCCCAGATCGAACTCGAACGCCGCAAACGCACCGAGAGAGTGCTCGATTCAGGTTACGGTGCTTGCTGGCTGCGCCAGCCGGAAGTCGCGCAGATCGTTGAGGGAGCGTTACTCTACTTCGACGGTGACCGCTATCGGCTGCACGCATGGACTGTGATGCCAAACCACGTACACGTTCTGGTAACTCCCCTCGGTGCCAACACCTTGTCCGGAATCGTTCACGCGTGGAAGTCCTATACGGCAAACAAGGCGAACCGCATTGTCGGGGCTTGCGGGCAGTTCTGGCAGTCGGAATACTACGATCGTGCGATTCGCGACGATACGCATTTTACCGCCGCCGTCTTTTACATCGCAGCGAACCCGGTGAAGGCCGCCCTCTGTGCAGATCCGATTGATTGGCCGTTTGGAAGCGCACGACTTAATGGCGCTTGA